Proteins encoded together in one Dehalococcoidales bacterium window:
- a CDS encoding EthD domain-containing protein, with protein MVKLVYCLRRLPHLSREEFQTYWRENHGPLVRRTSGPVNVHRYVQIHTIDFQRPAGARQAIERPEPFDGVAELWYHSIGDLIPEDPSPEHRQSIAAHVEDEQRFIDLPRSPLWFAEEHPFIEEIPEAPATDGQPDSRVKLVYCLRRLPHLSREEFQTYWRENHGSLVQKQREPLGIRRYVQVHTRYDEVNEALQAGQDRPEAFDGVAELWWNSVEDYAPENPGPERQEAGRALFEDEQKFIDLSRSPVWLGREYVFIDNR; from the coding sequence ATGGTCAAACTGGTCTATTGCTTACGTCGCCTGCCCCACCTCTCGCGGGAGGAGTTCCAGACCTACTGGCGCGAAAACCACGGCCCCCTTGTGCGCCGCACCTCCGGACCGGTCAACGTCCACCGCTACGTCCAGATTCACACCATCGACTTCCAGCGACCAGCCGGCGCCCGACAGGCAATCGAGCGGCCGGAACCTTTCGACGGTGTTGCCGAACTGTGGTATCACAGCATCGGGGACCTTATTCCGGAAGACCCCTCTCCGGAGCACCGCCAGTCGATAGCCGCCCACGTTGAGGATGAGCAGAGGTTCATTGACCTCCCCAGGTCTCCCCTCTGGTTCGCCGAGGAGCACCCCTTCATCGAAGAGATACCGGAAGCACCGGCTACCGACGGGCAGCCCGACTCCCGGGTCAAGCTGGTCTACTGCCTGCGCCGGCTGCCCCACCTCTCACGGGAAGAGTTCCAGACCTACTGGCGCGAAAACCACGGCTCTCTGGTACAGAAACAGAGGGAACCCCTGGGCATCCGCCGCTATGTCCAGGTGCACACCAGATACGACGAGGTCAACGAAGCCCTGCAAGCCGGACAGGACCGCCCGGAAGCCTTCGACGGCGTCGCCGAACTCTGGTGGAACAGTGTTGAGGACTATGCACCTGAGAATCCCGGTCCGGAACGCCAGGAAGCTGGTCGGGCCCTGTTCGAGGACGAGCAGAAATTCATCGACCTCTCCCGTTCACCAGTCTGGCTGGGCAGGGAGTACGTCTTCATCGACAACCGGTAG